Proteins encoded together in one Corynebacterium liangguodongii window:
- a CDS encoding M48 family metallopeptidase, translating to MRTISPQLDSLFMWAEENVRVIRSAKRTKTVSARLVAGVLEVRIPARMSRAEERRVVEEMVGRLERKATASRLGKSDDALFARARQLNDSVLGGRASFTSIRWSSRQHTRWGSCSVATGDIRISDRLREVPDYVVDVVIVHELAHTIVPGHGPQFWELADRAPLAERAKGYLEAYQRFAR from the coding sequence ATGCGCACTATTTCACCACAGCTAGACTCACTTTTCATGTGGGCGGAGGAAAACGTGCGGGTGATCCGTTCGGCGAAGCGGACGAAGACCGTCTCGGCGCGCCTCGTTGCCGGCGTGCTTGAGGTGCGCATCCCGGCACGGATGAGCCGGGCCGAGGAGCGCCGGGTGGTCGAAGAGATGGTGGGCAGGCTCGAGCGCAAGGCCACCGCGTCGCGCTTGGGCAAGAGTGACGACGCCCTCTTCGCCCGCGCCCGCCAGCTCAACGATTCCGTGCTGGGCGGGCGGGCCAGTTTCACCTCGATCCGCTGGTCCAGCAGGCAACATACCAGGTGGGGATCGTGCAGCGTCGCCACCGGAGACATCCGCATCAGCGATCGCCTGCGTGAGGTGCCCGACTACGTCGTCGATGTGGTAATCGTCCACGAGCTGGCGCACACAATCGTGCCGGGCCACGGGCCGCAGTTTTGGGAGCTGGCTGACCGCGCACCGCTGGCGGAGCGCGCCAAGGGCTACCTCGAGGCCTACCAGCGCTTCGCGCGCTGA
- a CDS encoding zinc-dependent metalloprotease produces the protein MSNGFGFSFPHNGNGDGDGDNFDLGDILNQFGQMLSGMGTSMNNRAEGEAVNFDLAARIARQRIGEQPAASAGDATAVAESLRLADLWIDEATDLPTSPAQPAAWNAGDWLTHTMPMWKRLVNPVAEHMGRAQLESMPEQAREMMGPIAGMMNSMNSMSFGMKLGHALGDLAQQALTGTDFGLPVAPQGTAAILPHNATAISKDLGVASQEVLVFIAAREAARQRLFTHVPWLVERIVSSVEEYAAGLEIDTSHLEEVARSLDLESSDPQQLQEKLNELQGMDLSPRIGTRNSLASSRLETLLALVEGWVDVVVTAALSDRIPSTSQLTEAWARRRATGGSAERAFANIVGIELSAPKVREAAELWRRVDVAVGTTRRDAVWDHPDFLPTAEDIDSPAEFIDSLLDDAPDTSFDEELAKLEEDLRNGDDER, from the coding sequence ATGAGTAACGGATTCGGTTTCTCCTTTCCCCACAACGGCAACGGAGACGGCGACGGCGACAACTTCGACCTCGGCGACATCCTCAACCAGTTCGGGCAGATGCTCTCCGGCATGGGCACCAGCATGAACAACCGGGCCGAGGGGGAAGCGGTGAACTTCGACCTCGCGGCCCGCATCGCCCGCCAGCGCATCGGCGAGCAGCCCGCCGCCTCCGCGGGCGATGCCACCGCCGTGGCCGAATCCCTGCGGCTAGCGGACCTGTGGATCGACGAAGCCACCGACCTGCCTACCTCCCCCGCGCAGCCCGCCGCCTGGAACGCCGGCGACTGGCTCACCCACACCATGCCGATGTGGAAGCGCCTGGTCAACCCCGTCGCCGAGCACATGGGGCGCGCCCAGCTCGAATCCATGCCCGAGCAGGCCCGCGAGATGATGGGCCCGATCGCCGGGATGATGAACTCGATGAACTCGATGAGCTTTGGCATGAAGCTTGGCCACGCGCTCGGCGACCTTGCCCAGCAGGCGTTAACCGGCACCGATTTCGGCCTGCCGGTCGCACCACAGGGCACGGCCGCGATCTTGCCGCACAACGCCACGGCGATTTCCAAGGACCTAGGCGTGGCCAGCCAAGAGGTGCTCGTGTTCATCGCAGCCCGCGAAGCTGCCCGCCAGCGCCTCTTTACCCACGTGCCGTGGCTCGTTGAACGCATCGTGTCCTCGGTCGAGGAATACGCCGCCGGGCTCGAAATCGACACCTCCCACCTCGAGGAGGTGGCACGCTCGCTCGACCTAGAATCGAGCGACCCGCAGCAACTGCAGGAAAAGCTCAACGAGCTCCAGGGCATGGACCTTAGCCCTCGCATCGGGACGAGGAACTCGCTGGCGAGCTCGCGCCTAGAGACGCTCCTCGCGCTCGTCGAGGGCTGGGTCGACGTCGTCGTCACCGCTGCCCTCTCCGACCGCATCCCCTCGACCAGCCAGCTCACCGAGGCGTGGGCGAGACGGCGCGCCACCGGCGGCTCCGCCGAACGGGCCTTTGCCAACATCGTTGGCATCGAGCTCTCCGCCCCCAAGGTGCGCGAGGCAGCCGAGCTGTGGCGGCGGGTCGATGTGGCCGTGGGCACCACGCGCCGCGACGCCGTGTGGGACCACCCCGATTTCCTCCCCACCGCCGAAGACATCGACAGCCCCGCGGAGTTTATCGACTCCCTGCTCGATGATGCACCGGATACCAGCTTCGACGAGGAGCTAGCCAAGCTCGAAGAAGACCTCCGCAACGGCGACGACGAGCGCTAG
- a CDS encoding YlbL family protein, with amino-acid sequence MGLLALALSLDHVPATDIALTVPFAAEGPGPTFNTLGDVEGTPVVDVEGAEVDPTEGNLNMTTVSVRTNMTLAQALGRWIGTGDTLVPLGQVIPPDVSEEELRRLNESAFVASEAAATVAAMNHLGLPTEVVVHDLVPGSAADGVLEPGDVITAVDARGVSQPGEVQDLVRARAAGEKVVLGVRRGERAFDVEATLGDNPEEPGSPQLGVLMTSQPAGDVSVDYNLNDVGGPSAGMMFSLAVIDKLSPGLLNGGRFVAGTGTIAEDGKVGPIGGIAHKIRAARDAGAELFLAPAGNCSEVARVDSGEMVVAGVATLDDAISAMQDFSAGRDVPACR; translated from the coding sequence GTGGGGTTGCTCGCGCTCGCGCTCTCGCTCGATCACGTGCCCGCTACCGATATCGCCCTCACCGTTCCTTTCGCCGCCGAGGGCCCGGGGCCGACGTTTAACACGCTTGGCGACGTCGAAGGCACCCCGGTCGTCGACGTTGAGGGCGCCGAGGTGGATCCCACGGAGGGCAACCTCAACATGACCACGGTTTCGGTGCGCACGAACATGACCCTGGCGCAGGCGCTGGGCCGCTGGATCGGTACCGGAGACACCTTGGTGCCGTTGGGGCAGGTCATCCCGCCCGATGTGAGCGAGGAGGAGCTGCGCAGGCTCAACGAGTCTGCGTTCGTCGCCTCCGAGGCGGCGGCGACGGTGGCGGCGATGAACCACCTCGGGCTGCCGACCGAGGTGGTCGTCCACGACCTCGTGCCCGGATCCGCCGCGGATGGCGTGCTAGAGCCGGGCGATGTCATCACGGCCGTCGATGCGCGCGGGGTATCTCAGCCCGGCGAGGTGCAAGACCTCGTGCGGGCGCGCGCGGCGGGCGAGAAGGTGGTGCTGGGCGTCAGGCGCGGTGAGCGTGCCTTCGACGTGGAGGCCACACTCGGGGATAACCCCGAAGAGCCTGGCTCACCGCAGCTCGGGGTGCTCATGACCTCGCAGCCGGCAGGGGATGTCTCGGTGGACTATAACCTCAATGATGTGGGCGGCCCCAGCGCGGGGATGATGTTCTCTCTTGCCGTCATTGACAAGCTCTCCCCGGGACTGCTCAACGGCGGGCGGTTTGTCGCGGGCACCGGAACCATCGCCGAGGACGGTAAGGTCGGCCCGATTGGGGGCATTGCGCACAAGATCCGGGCGGCGCGCGACGCCGGGGCGGAGCTGTTTTTGGCGCCCGCGGGCAATTGTTCTGAGGTCGCGCGCGTCGATTCCGGGGAGATGGTGGTAGCGGGCGTCGCCACGCTTGACGACGCCATCTCGGCCATGCAGGACTTTAGCGCGGGCCGCGACGTCCCCGCCTGCCGCTAG
- a CDS encoding PPA1309 family protein: MREQQALNKAMMEAVEFVHAEGWDAGPTLFGLVPTRLLVDHLDNLEAADAPTEAPLTLVVQDNLPASLPPGSPELADYVARVVWPREVEGVILAQEISFVDSSAPGVQGPRPARLFSGVLRSDDVELTLLQLRPTDEELAQRGPFAEDDIELRGGPGVAPGVIAALRYGLEQEPDEGDLG, encoded by the coding sequence ATGCGCGAGCAGCAGGCACTGAACAAGGCGATGATGGAGGCCGTGGAATTCGTCCACGCGGAAGGCTGGGACGCCGGGCCGACTCTGTTCGGCCTCGTGCCCACGCGCCTCCTCGTCGACCACCTTGACAACCTCGAGGCCGCCGACGCGCCGACGGAGGCGCCGCTCACCCTCGTCGTCCAGGACAACCTCCCGGCGAGCCTCCCACCCGGCTCCCCCGAGCTGGCAGACTACGTCGCGCGCGTCGTGTGGCCCCGCGAGGTCGAAGGCGTCATCCTCGCCCAGGAGATCTCCTTTGTCGATTCCTCCGCGCCGGGAGTTCAAGGACCACGCCCGGCGCGGCTGTTTTCCGGGGTATTGCGCAGCGACGACGTCGAGCTCACGCTCCTCCAGCTGCGCCCCACGGACGAGGAGCTTGCGCAGCGCGGCCCGTTCGCCGAGGACGACATCGAGCTGCGCGGCGGCCCGGGCGTCGCGCCGGGCGTGATTGCGGCGCTGCGCTACGGGCTCGAGCAGGAGCCGGACGAGGGGGATTTAGGGTAG
- a CDS encoding UPF0182 family protein — protein MATRLTPPQPSARTNSGILTVIGVVALILFLVPMAAGFYTDWLWFGDLGFRGVFNKVLLARVALFVVFAAVGGAIAYAAAYVAWRGRPRSILGAVDAPYRAQIASAVRNLLVWVPLAVAVFAGLAGQRSWRTIMLWLEGGDFGVTDPQFGRDLGFYAFALPGISVVLGTLSMLLIVAFFVGLVAHYLLGGIRIGSNIAGVSGYVSRTARIQLAVTAGLWMLLRAVGYFLERYTLLYQQNDIFTGASYTTINASLPAKIALMVIAVIVAAAFFASIVFQDFRIPVLATVLMLVSAVVIGGVWPALLEQFSVKPNRQAKENEYIGRNIEATRYAYGITDDQVTYLDNWGAGESSNQANQKVANDAATISNIRLLDPDIISPTFTQNQQLRNFYGFPETLAMDRYEVDGQMRDFVVAARELDPNALRENQRDWINRHTVYTHGNGFIAAQANTVDEAAQDAGSTRGGLPIFTVSDLQANAVASESNEADKLGIKVEEPRIYYGPVIASSDDGLDYAIVGDNGQGPVEYDTDSSSYTYAGESGVDLGNWFNRAAYALKYQELNFLLSDRVGGESKILYDRDPRNRVEQVAPWLTTDSKTYPAVIDGRVKWIVDGYTTLSQLPYSTRTSMENTTQDALNPDGTTQRLVNNNLGYIRNSVKATVDAYDGTVELYAFDEQDPVLKAWMGVFPDSVKPASEISDTLREHLRYPEDLFKVQRELLARYHVDDPAVFFSNDAFWSVPNDPTAPEGRQELNQPPYYVVAADPETRQPSFQLITPYRGLNREFLSAHMSVGSDPENYGKITVRVLPTNTQTQGPKQAQDQLMSSDQVARDRSLWEGTNDLKNGNLLTLPVGDGEILYVEPVYSQRKDQASAFPKLLRVLVFYQGRVGYAPTISQALSQVGIQSDAAQDISIADDAAPAPDAQDKAPSPAVQPGTAKSADEALKGIDDALRNLEGARNGSFEEYGKALDELDRAVGEYQKLQK, from the coding sequence TTGGCTACCCGCCTCACCCCGCCGCAGCCGAGCGCGAGGACGAACTCTGGGATCTTGACCGTCATTGGGGTCGTCGCGTTGATCTTGTTCCTCGTTCCCATGGCCGCCGGGTTCTACACGGATTGGCTGTGGTTCGGGGATCTCGGTTTCCGTGGCGTGTTTAACAAGGTACTTCTCGCCCGAGTTGCGCTCTTCGTGGTCTTCGCCGCGGTGGGTGGAGCCATCGCGTATGCGGCCGCCTACGTTGCGTGGCGCGGCCGCCCGCGCAGCATCCTGGGAGCTGTCGACGCGCCGTACCGGGCGCAGATCGCCTCGGCGGTGCGCAACTTGTTGGTCTGGGTTCCGCTCGCCGTCGCGGTGTTTGCTGGGCTGGCGGGGCAGCGCTCGTGGCGCACGATCATGCTGTGGCTCGAGGGCGGGGACTTCGGGGTGACGGACCCGCAGTTCGGCCGAGACCTCGGGTTCTACGCGTTTGCGTTGCCCGGTATCTCGGTGGTGCTGGGCACGCTGTCGATGCTGCTTATCGTCGCCTTCTTTGTCGGGCTGGTCGCGCATTACCTGCTCGGCGGGATCAGGATCGGCTCGAACATCGCGGGGGTCAGCGGGTACGTCTCGCGCACCGCTCGGATCCAGCTGGCTGTGACGGCAGGGCTGTGGATGCTGCTGCGCGCGGTGGGGTATTTCCTTGAGCGCTACACGTTGCTCTATCAGCAAAACGACATCTTCACCGGCGCCTCCTACACGACGATTAATGCCTCCCTTCCTGCGAAGATCGCGCTGATGGTCATTGCGGTGATCGTGGCGGCAGCTTTCTTCGCCTCGATCGTGTTCCAGGATTTCCGCATCCCGGTGCTCGCCACCGTCCTCATGCTCGTCTCCGCGGTGGTCATCGGCGGGGTGTGGCCCGCGTTGCTCGAGCAGTTCTCCGTCAAGCCCAACCGCCAGGCGAAGGAAAACGAATACATCGGCCGCAACATCGAGGCCACGCGCTACGCCTACGGGATTACCGACGACCAGGTCACCTACCTCGATAACTGGGGGGCGGGGGAGTCGTCCAACCAGGCCAATCAGAAGGTCGCGAACGACGCGGCGACGATCTCCAACATCCGCCTGCTCGACCCGGACATCATCTCCCCGACGTTTACCCAGAACCAGCAGCTGCGCAACTTCTACGGCTTCCCTGAGACCTTGGCGATGGACCGCTACGAGGTCGATGGCCAGATGCGCGATTTCGTCGTTGCGGCCCGCGAGCTCGACCCGAACGCACTGCGTGAAAACCAGCGCGATTGGATCAACCGGCACACCGTCTACACCCACGGCAACGGGTTTATCGCCGCGCAGGCCAATACTGTCGATGAAGCGGCCCAAGACGCTGGCTCGACGCGCGGCGGCCTTCCCATCTTCACCGTTTCTGACCTGCAGGCCAACGCTGTGGCGTCGGAAAGCAATGAGGCGGATAAGCTCGGCATTAAGGTCGAGGAGCCACGCATCTACTATGGTCCCGTCATCGCGTCGTCGGACGACGGGTTGGACTACGCCATCGTGGGGGACAACGGGCAGGGCCCGGTAGAGTACGACACGGATTCTTCGAGCTACACCTATGCCGGTGAAAGCGGTGTTGACCTGGGCAACTGGTTCAACCGTGCGGCATACGCGCTGAAGTACCAGGAGCTCAATTTCCTACTGTCCGACCGGGTGGGCGGGGAGTCGAAGATCCTCTACGACCGCGATCCGCGCAACCGCGTCGAGCAGGTCGCCCCTTGGTTGACGACCGATTCAAAGACCTACCCGGCGGTGATCGACGGCCGGGTGAAGTGGATCGTCGATGGGTATACCACCTTGTCCCAGCTGCCGTACTCCACCCGCACCTCGATGGAGAACACCACCCAAGATGCGCTCAACCCAGATGGTACGACGCAGCGGCTGGTGAACAACAACCTGGGCTACATCCGCAACTCGGTGAAGGCCACAGTCGATGCCTACGACGGCACCGTCGAGCTCTACGCTTTCGACGAGCAGGACCCGGTGCTCAAGGCGTGGATGGGGGTGTTCCCGGACTCGGTCAAGCCGGCCAGCGAGATCTCCGATACGCTGCGCGAGCACCTGCGCTACCCTGAGGACCTTTTCAAGGTGCAGCGCGAGCTGCTCGCCCGCTACCATGTCGACGACCCTGCGGTGTTCTTCAGCAACGACGCGTTCTGGTCCGTGCCCAACGACCCGACCGCGCCGGAGGGGCGCCAGGAGCTCAACCAGCCGCCGTACTACGTCGTCGCGGCCGATCCCGAGACGCGGCAGCCGTCCTTCCAGCTCATCACCCCGTACCGCGGTCTCAACCGCGAGTTCCTCTCGGCCCACATGTCGGTGGGCTCCGATCCGGAGAACTACGGCAAGATCACCGTGCGGGTGCTGCCGACGAACACGCAGACCCAGGGGCCGAAGCAGGCCCAGGACCAGCTGATGTCCTCCGACCAGGTGGCGCGCGACCGCTCGCTGTGGGAGGGCACGAACGACCTGAAGAACGGCAACCTCCTTACCTTGCCGGTGGGAGATGGGGAGATCCTCTACGTCGAGCCGGTCTACTCCCAGCGCAAGGACCAGGCCTCGGCGTTCCCGAAGCTCCTGCGCGTGCTCGTGTTCTATCAGGGCCGCGTTGGCTACGCTCCGACGATCTCGCAGGCGCTGAGCCAGGTTGGTATCCAGTCGGACGCCGCGCAGGACATCTCCATTGCCGACGACGCCGCTCCGGCGCCCGACGCGCAGGATAAGGCGCCGTCACCTGCCGTGCAGCCGGGTACCGCAAAGAGCGCCGATGAGGCTCTCAAGGGCATCGACGACGCGCTGCGCAACCTGGAAGGGGCCCGCAACGGCTCCTTCGAGGAGTACGGCAAAGCCCTCGACGAGCTGGATCGGGCGGTCGGGGAGTACCAAAAACTCCAGAAGTAG
- a CDS encoding SdpI family protein: MVSATNRGSLERIEAIGIRTRATLSSDAAWNEGHKAAIPYLNAASITGFVGALFSVLALIFFKPDGNTVTGSLYALPVATLVVQIITLLWSASKANQRAKLSMTK, translated from the coding sequence ATGGTTAGTGCGACGAACAGGGGTAGCCTAGAGCGCATCGAGGCTATCGGCATCAGGACTAGAGCTACCCTCTCTTCCGACGCGGCATGGAACGAAGGCCATAAGGCGGCCATTCCTTACTTGAATGCGGCGTCAATCACGGGTTTCGTAGGAGCGCTGTTTTCGGTGCTGGCCCTTATCTTTTTCAAGCCCGACGGCAACACCGTTACGGGTTCACTTTACGCCCTCCCAGTAGCCACCCTAGTGGTACAAATCATCACTTTGCTTTGGTCCGCATCCAAAGCAAATCAGAGAGCAAAGCTGTCCATGACTAAGTAG
- a CDS encoding IS30 family transposase: MKTSEVPEGMRRQWRADRALRPAMRSPGRPQPSRAVQRQFWRLIAAGVTTAEAALAVGVSVPVGSRWFRHAGGMPPLTLTEPTGRYLSFEEREEIAILRAQGRGVRSIARTLGRDPGTISRESRRNAATRSGKLEYRATVAQWKAQEAAKRPKTAKLVANLRLRDYVQDRLSGKVTGPDGTPVEGPVTPTWKGLNKPRRQDRRWATSWSPEQISHRLKLDFPDDESMRISHEAIYQALFIEGRGALKRELVACLRTGRALRQPRERSRNKPGGHVGAEVVISQRPAEAADRAVPGHWEGDLVIGTGRSAIGTLVERRSRATILVHLPRLDGWGEHPPVKNGPALGGYGAVAMNAALAAAITTLPQQLRKTITWDRGKELSGHAAFTLETGTKVFFADPHSPWQRPTNENTNGLLRQYFPKGTDLSRWSADDLEAVAHTLNNRPRKTLGWKTPAEVFGEALQSLKQAGVATTG; this comes from the coding sequence ATGAAGACCAGCGAGGTCCCGGAGGGGATGCGGCGGCAGTGGCGCGCGGACCGGGCGTTGCGGCCAGCAATGCGCTCTCCGGGCAGACCGCAGCCATCGAGGGCGGTGCAGCGACAATTCTGGCGCCTGATCGCGGCCGGGGTCACGACAGCGGAGGCAGCGCTGGCGGTGGGGGTGTCGGTGCCGGTCGGATCACGGTGGTTCCGTCACGCTGGCGGTATGCCACCGCTGACGTTGACGGAGCCAACTGGTCGTTATCTCAGTTTCGAGGAGCGAGAGGAGATCGCGATCTTGCGTGCTCAGGGACGCGGTGTCCGGTCGATCGCGCGTACCCTTGGGCGGGATCCGGGCACGATCAGTCGGGAGTCGCGCCGCAACGCTGCTACCCGCAGCGGGAAGCTGGAGTATCGCGCCACGGTGGCCCAATGGAAAGCCCAAGAGGCCGCGAAACGACCCAAGACCGCGAAGCTGGTGGCCAACCTGCGGCTTCGCGACTATGTCCAGGACAGACTCTCTGGGAAGGTCACTGGCCCGGACGGGACGCCGGTGGAAGGGCCGGTCACGCCGACGTGGAAGGGGTTGAACAAGCCTCGTCGGCAAGATCGACGGTGGGCCACCAGTTGGAGCCCGGAGCAGATCAGTCACCGCTTGAAGCTGGATTTCCCTGATGATGAGTCAATGCGTATCAGTCATGAGGCGATCTACCAAGCGTTGTTCATCGAAGGCCGCGGCGCGCTGAAGCGTGAGCTGGTGGCTTGCCTGCGAACGGGCAGGGCGTTGCGACAGCCCCGTGAGCGTTCCCGGAACAAACCCGGCGGTCATGTCGGCGCCGAGGTCGTGATCAGCCAACGCCCCGCAGAAGCCGCTGATCGCGCTGTTCCAGGACACTGGGAAGGTGACCTGGTCATCGGGACCGGCCGCTCTGCGATCGGGACCTTGGTCGAGCGTCGCAGCCGCGCGACGATCCTGGTCCACTTGCCCCGCCTCGACGGCTGGGGCGAGCACCCTCCGGTCAAGAACGGCCCCGCGCTGGGCGGCTACGGTGCAGTCGCGATGAACGCGGCTCTGGCCGCTGCGATCACGACCCTGCCCCAGCAGTTACGCAAGACGATCACCTGGGACCGCGGCAAGGAACTATCAGGACATGCCGCGTTCACTCTTGAGACTGGCACCAAGGTGTTCTTCGCTGATCCGCACTCCCCGTGGCAACGGCCCACCAACGAGAACACCAACGGCCTGCTACGTCAGTACTTCCCCAAGGGCACCGACCTGTCCCGCTGGAGCGCAGACGACCTCGAAGCGGTGGCCCACACCCTCAACAACAGACCCCGCAAGACCCTCGGCTGGAAGACCCCCGCCGAAGTCTTCGGTGAAGCACTACAATCCCTGAAACAAGCCGGTGTTGCAACCACCGGTTGA
- a CDS encoding sensor histidine kinase, translated as MLTAVAAALALLYVLVAVSTPTPVNILQALASAWFVPFFWVWRSRPVLSAAGFFVGLAAWSVSWFAALPANPGVAPWLVVAPMAVYASARHCTDRRAPGLVLALSLAGSFVSPAMWQLQESLELRYAAGTEAAFRLAFHWALLIAVYFAGTRGYAIERQREAEEKQRLAALRGAQEEERMLIARELHDALAHSLTLMKVQAAAGLVASKSDPEAAVGALEEIRQTSDEALTAVREIVHALRNSSAVARRVDLPGVIEGFRAAGLDIDARIPAELDASPELIQLAVSRIVTEAFTNVLRHQGVGARVIVEVTCGDCLAIDVASSGTAQADSRGSRTGLIGLEERARSLGGSFRAGGSPKSFRVHAELPL; from the coding sequence GTGCTAACGGCGGTCGCGGCCGCGCTCGCTCTCCTCTACGTTCTCGTCGCTGTGAGCACGCCGACACCGGTGAACATCCTGCAGGCGTTGGCCTCGGCGTGGTTCGTCCCGTTCTTCTGGGTGTGGCGCTCCCGCCCGGTGCTGAGCGCCGCGGGCTTCTTCGTCGGGCTGGCCGCGTGGTCGGTCTCGTGGTTCGCGGCGCTGCCGGCGAATCCGGGGGTGGCGCCCTGGCTCGTCGTCGCCCCGATGGCCGTCTATGCCTCGGCCCGCCACTGCACCGACCGCCGTGCCCCGGGCCTCGTCCTGGCGCTGTCTTTGGCGGGCTCCTTCGTCTCGCCGGCGATGTGGCAGCTCCAGGAGAGTCTCGAGCTGCGCTACGCGGCAGGCACCGAGGCGGCATTCCGCCTGGCTTTCCACTGGGCGCTGCTCATCGCGGTCTACTTCGCCGGCACCCGCGGCTACGCCATCGAGCGGCAGCGCGAGGCGGAGGAAAAGCAGCGGCTCGCGGCACTACGCGGCGCGCAGGAAGAGGAGCGCATGCTCATCGCGCGCGAGCTTCACGACGCCCTCGCGCACAGCCTCACCCTCATGAAAGTGCAGGCGGCCGCGGGGCTCGTGGCGTCGAAAAGCGATCCTGAGGCGGCCGTGGGCGCGCTCGAGGAGATCCGGCAGACCTCCGATGAGGCGCTCACCGCGGTACGCGAGATCGTCCACGCGCTGCGCAACAGCAGTGCCGTTGCCCGACGCGTAGACCTCCCGGGCGTGATCGAGGGTTTCCGCGCTGCGGGGCTCGACATTGACGCGCGGATCCCTGCGGAGCTTGACGCCTCGCCTGAGCTGATCCAGCTGGCGGTCTCTCGGATCGTTACAGAGGCGTTCACCAACGTCCTGCGGCACCAGGGCGTCGGTGCTCGCGTGATCGTGGAGGTGACCTGCGGGGATTGCCTCGCGATAGACGTCGCCTCGAGCGGCACCGCGCAGGCCGACAGCCGCGGCTCACGAACGGGGCTCATCGGACTCGAGGAGCGCGCCCGCTCGCTTGGTGGCAGCTTTCGAGCAGGCGGCAGCCCTAAGAGCTTTCGCGTCCACGCGGAGCTGCCGTTATGA
- a CDS encoding response regulator, which yields MSIRVLLADDQALLAKALATILAAEPDIEIVAQSRDGVEAVAAARGRLIDVAVLDIRMPRMDGIAAAKAIMAAHPSIRVVMLTTFDDEELVAEALTAGVHGFLLKDSDPEELAATVRAVAAGESVLSSKVTGPVLAAYRAAHSRGRALSLEQRRALDLVTAREMDVLALVAEGYTNSEIAERLHVAETTVKTHVSSLLAKLHARDRVALVLFALRAGLSSS from the coding sequence ATGAGCATCCGCGTCTTGCTTGCAGATGACCAAGCGTTGCTCGCTAAGGCCCTGGCCACCATCCTCGCTGCCGAGCCCGACATCGAGATCGTGGCGCAGTCCCGCGATGGCGTAGAGGCGGTCGCCGCCGCGCGGGGGAGGCTTATCGACGTCGCCGTGCTTGACATCCGGATGCCGAGGATGGACGGCATCGCAGCGGCCAAGGCGATTATGGCCGCTCACCCATCCATCCGCGTGGTCATGCTCACCACCTTCGACGACGAAGAGCTCGTCGCCGAGGCGCTGACTGCCGGGGTGCACGGCTTTTTGCTCAAGGACTCCGACCCCGAGGAGCTTGCCGCCACGGTGCGGGCGGTGGCGGCGGGGGAGTCGGTGCTCTCCAGCAAGGTCACCGGTCCCGTGCTCGCGGCCTACCGCGCCGCACACTCACGCGGCAGGGCCCTCTCCCTGGAGCAGCGCCGTGCCCTCGACCTCGTCACCGCACGGGAGATGGACGTGCTCGCACTCGTTGCCGAGGGCTACACGAACTCCGAGATCGCCGAGCGCCTTCATGTTGCCGAGACGACGGTGAAGACCCACGTGTCGAGCCTGCTGGCAAAGCTGCACGCCCGAGACCGCGTGGCGCTCGTGCTCTTCGCGCTCCGGGCGGGGCTCTCCTCCTCCTAG
- a CDS encoding ATP-binding cassette domain-containing protein, whose translation MTTTPAISFERVAKSFGAQRVLGDVTFDVAPGRVHALLGRNSAGKSTLISILLGLLPADAGEVRIFGRPWAKDHLKSIGASVNGPAFYGHLSARSNVLVHTRLLGLPDAEADRALGVAGIAGTGRKRAGSFSTGMKARLALAQAILGDPEILVLDEPQNGLDPQGIAELRELLREWARQGRAVLVSSHQLGEVIHLADDATVLAEGHIRYSGPLDRLAPDGDLEKEFFRLTMGELA comes from the coding sequence ATGACAACCACACCAGCGATCAGTTTTGAACGCGTGGCCAAGAGCTTCGGCGCGCAACGAGTTCTTGGCGACGTCACCTTCGACGTCGCCCCCGGCCGCGTGCACGCCCTTCTCGGGCGCAACAGCGCGGGCAAGTCCACACTCATCTCGATCCTGCTCGGACTCTTGCCCGCGGATGCGGGAGAGGTGCGCATCTTCGGCCGGCCCTGGGCAAAAGATCACCTCAAAAGCATCGGCGCCTCCGTCAACGGGCCCGCTTTCTACGGGCACCTCAGTGCGCGAAGCAACGTGCTCGTGCACACGCGCCTGCTCGGGCTACCGGATGCCGAGGCGGACCGCGCGCTCGGCGTCGCCGGCATCGCAGGAACCGGCCGCAAGCGGGCAGGCAGCTTCTCCACCGGTATGAAGGCGCGCCTCGCGCTGGCACAGGCCATCCTCGGCGACCCGGAGATCCTCGTCCTTGACGAGCCGCAGAACGGCCTCGATCCGCAGGGCATCGCCGAGCTGCGCGAGCTGCTGCGTGAATGGGCGCGTCAGGGCCGCGCGGTGCTGGTGAGCTCCCACCAGCTCGGCGAGGTCATCCACCTCGCCGACGACGCCACCGTGCTTGCTGAGGGCCACATCCGCTACTCCGGCCCGCTGGATAGGCTTGCCCCCGACGGGGACTTGGAGAAGGAGTTTTTCCGGCTGACGATGGGAGAGCTGGCATGA